The genomic DNA GTAGTGGCCGGGAAAGCTGTGGCAGTCGATCATCGCATGCTGCCGTAGTTGCCTCCCCGCCACGTATTCCTTGGACCACGCCACCCGATGAGTGGCGAATGAGGACTTTATGAGCAAGACCAACGCATCCCTGATGAAACGCCGCGAAGCCGCTGTACCACGCGGTGTTGGCCAGATTCACCCGATCTTCGCCGAATCCGCGAAGAACGCCACCGTGACCGACGTTGAAGGTCGCGAGTTCATCGACTTCGCCGGCGGCATCGCCGTGCTGAATACCGGCCACGTGCACCCGAAAATCATCGCGGCCGTGACCGAGCAGTTGAACAAGCTGACTCACACCTGCTTCCAGGTGCTGGCCTACGAGCCTTACGTAGAACTGTGCGAAAAAGTGAACGCCAAGGTGCCAGGTGATTTCGCCAAGAAAACCCTGCTGGTCACCACCGGTTCCGAAGCCGTTGAGAACGCCGTGAAAATTGCCCGCGCCGCCACTGGCCGCGCCGGCGTGATCGCGTTCACCGGCGCCTACCACGGCCGCACCATGATGACCCTGGGCCTGACCGGTAAAGTCGTGCCTTACTCGGCCGGCATGGGCCTGATGCCCGGCGGCGTGTTCCGCGCGCTGTACCCGAACGAACTGCACGGTGTGAGCATCGACGACTCGATCGCCAGCATCGAACGCATCTTCAAAAACGATGCCGAGCCGCGTGACATTGCTGCCATCATCATCGAGCCGGTGCAGGGCGAAGGCGGTTTCTACGTCGCGCCAAAAGCCTTCATGAAGCGCCTGCGCGAGCTGTGCGACAAGCACGGCATTCTGCTGATCGCCGACGAAGTGCAAACCGGTGCCGGCCGTACTGGCACCTTCTTCGCCATGGAGCAGATGGGTGTTGCTGCCGACCTGACCACCTTCGCCAAATCCATCGCTGGCGGCTTCCCGCTGGCCGGTGTGTGCGGCAAGGCCGAGTACATGGATGCCATCGCACCCGGCGGCCTGGGCGGCACCTACGCCGGTAGCCCGATCGCCTGCGCTGCGGCCCTGGCCGTGATGGAAGTGTTTGAAGAAGAGCACCTGCTGGACCGCTGCAAAGCCGTGGGCGAGCGCCTGGTGACCGGTTTGAAGGCCATCCAGGCCAAGTACCCGGTCATCGGCGAAGTGCGTGCCTTGGGCGCGATGATCGCCGTTGAGCTGTTCGAAGACGGCGACAGCCACAAGCCAAATGCGGCGGCCGTTGCCTCCGTGGTGGCCAAGGCGCGTGACAAGGGCCTGATCCTGCTGAGCTGCGGCACCTACGGCAACGTGTTGCGCGTACTGGTCCCGCTCACCTCGCCGGACGAGCAACTGGACAAAGGTTTGGCGATCATCGAAGAGTGTTTCTCCGAGCTGTAAACGGAGGCTGACCTGATCGACAGAAAAAACCCGCTTCGGCGGGTTTTTTTATGCCCGCGGCGGCACATTCAGGCCTTGTTCATTGTACGTAGAGGGTTCGATTGTCTAAGGTTGCAGCATTGCCGATGGAGCGTGCTGGATGACTGCTGTTGATTTACCCGCTGTACCCCGTGTGCTGATTGCCGAGGCGGACCCTTGGTCGCGGGACCTGCTCAAGCAAGTGCTGTTGAATGTGCGCTGCGACGCGCGGCTGGATGTGTGTGCCGATGGTCAGCAAGCGGCCACACTGTTACGAGAAAAAACCTACGACCTGATTCTGGCGGATTGGGAGCTGCCGGGCGTCGATGGCCTGAGCCTGCTGCGCAACGTGCGGCAAAAACGCCGTTCGCTGCCGTTCATTCTGTTGAGCAGTCGCAATGACAGCGCCAGCGTGCGCGAAGCTTTGCCGCTGGCCCCCACGGCTTACCTGACCAAACCCCTGAACATGGAAGGCCTGACCCAGCGTCTGCAGGACTTGCTGCTCAACGAAGGCGAAAGCGTTTACTGCGAAATTCCGCCGCTGGCGCCGGGCATGACGTTGCCGGTGTTTTTGGAGCGTCGTCGCGAAGCCTCCGATGGTGCGCCGCTGCGGGTGGATGTGAAGGCCGCCGTGCAACACAGCCTCGGCCCCGACGGGCTGGACCTCAAACGCCTGGAAGAACAGGTGTGCATGGACCCACAAATCACGGCGGTGCTGATCGCCGCAGCCAACAGCGCCGGCCATCACGGCACACCGGTGCAGACCCTGCCGGCGGCGCTGCACAAGCTGGCAGCCGGGCAGAGCATGAACCTGATCCTCGGCCTTGCCCTCAAGCACAACGTGGTACTGGGCGACCCGGCGCTGATCGCCTACGCCGAGCGCCACTGGCAGTTGTCCCAGGACACCGCCGACTACGCCCGTCGCCTGGCGCGCATGCTGGACCTGGACGTCGAGCGTTGTTACAGCGCCGGCATTCTGCATCGCCTGGGTGACCTAGCACTGTTGCGCTGCCTGGAAGACTGGCGCCAGGGCGGCGGTGCGCTGGATGACGAGGTCATCGGCGAGTCTCTGTTTACCTTTGGCGCGGCCTACGGTTCGGCGTTGCGCGCGCGCTGGCGCCTGCCGCTTGAGTTGCGCCAGTTGATTGCGGCGACGTATTCACTGGAAGGCGGGGTGTATTCGCGGGATGCGCTGGTGGTGAACCTGGCGGCGCAGATGGCGCGGCTGACCGAACATGAGGGGCTGGAAGCGCTGGCCAGGGGCAAGACCGCGCGGTTGCTGAAAGTCGGCCTGTCGGAGCTGACGCGCGTTCGCAAAAGCTGACAGCCACTGCTCAAACCCTGTGGGAGCTGGCTCCCACACAAGCCAGCTCCCGCAGTGTTGGGGTGGTTGATTTCAGTCTGCGATCACCCGGTTTTTGCCCAGGCGCTTGGCCTCGTACATGGCCGCATCGGCCCGTGCAAACAGGCTGTCCAGGGTCGAATCCTGCTCGCGCAGACTGGCCAGGCCCTGGCTGACGGTCACGGTAAAATCCCGGCCTTCGTAGCTGAATTTCAGCGCCTGGATTTCCTTGCCCAGCCGTTCGGCCACCTGCAGCGCCATTTCCGGTGCGCAGCCGGGCAGCACCGCCGCAAACTCTTCGCCACCAATGCGCCCGAACAGGTCGCCACGGCGCAATACACTTCGCCCGCTCTCGGCGATACGCCGCAACACCTGATCGCCTTCCAGATGGCCGTAGGAGTCGTTGACGTCCTTGAAGTCATCAATGTCCAGCAACAGAAACGCCAGCGGCGCGCCCTGGGCGCAGGCGCTGTCGAAGGCCTGGTTGGCGCACTCGAAAAAATGCCGTCGGTTGCTGCTTTGGGTCAGCACGTCGGTGGTGGCCAGGCGGTGCAGCTCCAGCTCCATTTGCTTCTTTTCGGTGATGTCTTCGGCCATACCGACCACGATCAACGGTTCGCCGGGTTCAGCTTGCTGGTTGATGTAGCACTTGTCGCTCAGCCAGCGGATTTGCCCGTCGGCGGTGATGATGCGGTACTCGCGGTCCTCCACCGCGCCGTCTTCCAGCACGCGGGCCAGGCTGTGTTCGGCGTAGTCGAGGTCTTCAGGGTGAATACTGTTGCGCCATTCCCGGTGGTCGGCCAGCAGTAAAACCGCCGAACGGCCGAACACCCGCTCATAGGCCGGGCTCACATACAGCACGCGCCGCGTCTCCCAATCAATGGCCCACAGCACGGCGTTCACGCTGACCAGCAGGGAACTCAACAGTTGTTCGCGTTCACTCAGTCGCTCGACTTCACCCTGGGCATGCACCAGCGCCAGCAGGGTCGCCGCTGCGGCCGGGCGGGAAGGCTCGGCCGTGGGCGTGTCGGGTGGAAAGGGGTTTTCGAGAACCATCGGTACAACTCTCTCTGGGCGCGCCGCAGGATGGAGCCGCGATCACTACAAGGGGGCCACCATGATGGCGAAGTGTTCATTGAGAGAGGGGAATTGCGGTGAAGTTCCGTGATACGGCTGACTAAGAAATGACGTCAGAAACCGGTGGCAAGCCAAATCCGGTGCTCAGCCCAACGCTCTTCACTTAAAGGCGAACGCTGTCACTGTGGCGAGCGAGCTTGCTCGCGCTGGACTGCGCAGCAGTCCCGATTTGGGGCCGCTTCGCAGCCCAGCGCGAGCAAGCTCGCTCGCCACAGTAGGATGGTCAGACTGCCGCAGGACGCAGCGAGTAGGTCTTCAACTGGTGGGCAAAATCACGCAGTGACTGGATGCCGCTGGCCTCGGCTTCATGGACCCATTCCTTGATCGCGGCGAGCATGTCGTGGCCGTTGGAGCTGGTCTTTAGCCAGATCTGCTGCAAGGCCAGGCGCTTCTCGTAGATCACCGTCAGGGCATGGCTGTGTTCCAGCATGCTCTGGATGCGCACGTGGTGGCGGTCATCCAGCAGGCTGGTTTCACGGGACAGCAGGCGCTTGGCACGGTGAAACTGGTGACGCACCGAATGATCGACCTTTTCCAGCTCCTGCTTGACCAGCGGGCCGATCACCAATTTGCGGTACTGGGCCATGATCTGGAAGCGGTTGTTGAGGATCGCCATGGCGGTGTCCATGTCCAGATGGCCCTTGCCCTCCACGCGATGCGCGATAGGCGCCACGCGCTGTACCTTGGCCAGGCGCAGGAAGCTGAATACCTTGATCCACGCCCAACCGAGGTCGAACTCCCACTTTTTCACCGACAGTTTGGCCGAGTTGGGATAGGTGTGGTGGTTGTTGTGCAGTTCTTCGCCGCCAACAATGATGCCCCACGGCACCAGGTTGGTCGCCGCATCACGGCATTCGAAGTTGCGATAGCCCACCGCATGGCCCAGACCGTTGATCACGCCGGCGGCCCAGAACGGAATCCACATCATCTGGATCGCCCAGATGGTGATGCCGATAGTGCCGAACAGCAGCAGGTCGATGACCGCCATGATCGCCACGCCCAGCAGCGGGTAGGGCGTATAGATTTTGCGTTCGATCCAGTCGTCCGGGCAGTTTTTGCCGTAGATGCGCAGGGTCTCGGGGTTTTCGGCCTCGGCGCGGTACAGCTCGGCGCCTTTGCGCATCACGGTAGACAGGCCTTTGATGACCGGGCTGTGCGGGTCGTCGACGGTTTCGCACTTGGCGTGGTGTTTGCGGTGGATGGCGGTCCACTCGCGAGTGTTCTGCGCTGTGGTCAGCCACAGCCAGAAGCGGAAGAAGTGTTTCAAGCCACCATTGAGCTCCAGGGAGCGATGGGCTGAATAACGGTGCAGATAGACGGTGACACCAACAATGGTCACGTGGGTCATCAACAGCGTGACTGCCACCAGTTGCCAGGCTGACAGGTCAAGAAAACCGTTGTACCACATAGGCTGTATGGCCCTCAGATAAAGAAAAAAACAGCTCACGCATTATCACTAAGCTCACAGATAAAACCAGCCACCCTTTCAGATAGGAGTGACTGGATGTTTCTTATTCTATAATCCGCAGCCTTTGTGGGGCGATTATGTTTTTTGGGTAAGGATTACTGACTCTATGCTGTTTTCATACCGAGGTGCCCTGCGTGTGGGGCTGGTATACCTGCTGGTTTCCATCGCCTGGTTCCAGCTCAGCAACCCTCTATTAATCAACTTTCTCGATGACCCGAAGGCGTTAGAGCGCTGGCTGCAGGTGCGCGGCTACGTGTGGATCGCCCTCAGCACCGTGGCGATCTACCTGATTTGCCTGCGTTTTGCCCATACCCACCGGCAACTGCAGCCCCTCAAGGCCAATCGCGAGCGCCTGCAACAGGCTGCCGCCGTGTTCGACTGCACCCGCGAAGGTGTGCTGGTCACCGACGCCCGAGGCCTGATCGTGCACGTCAACCGGGCGTTCATGGCAATCACGGGCTACAGCCGCGAAGACGTCATGGGCGAGCGGCCGAACCTGTTCAAATCCGGTCGCCATTCGTCGAATTTCTATCAACAGATGTTCCAGACCCTGGAGCGCACCGGGGAATGGAGCGGTGAAATCTGGAACCGGCGCAAAAGCGGCGAGATTTACCCACAGTGGCAAACCATCCGTGTCATTCGTGATGACCAGGGCGCTGTCAGCCATTACGTGGCGGTGTTTTCCGACATCAGCGCCATCAAGGATTCCGAGCACGAACTGGCGCACCTCGCCCACCACGACCCGCTGACCGATTTGCCCAACCGCCTGCTGTTTACCGACCGTGCCGAGCAGGCGCTGGCGTCGGCCCAGGTGCATAAACGCGGCTGCGCGTTGCTGTTACTGGACCTGGACCACTTCAAAATCATCAACGACAGCCTTGGCCACAATGTCGGCGACCAGTTGCTCAAGGCCGTGGGCGAGCGCCTCAAAAGCCTGTTCGGCCCCGGGGTCACCCTGGCGCGCCTGGGCGGCGACGAGTTCGCGGTGCTGGCGGAAAGTTGTCCACAGGTGGTGCAGGCCGCCGCCCTGGCCCAGCGCATGCTCGATGCGATGAAGCAGCCGTTCATCTTTGACGGCCACCAGCTGTTTATCAGCGCCAGCATCGGCATCAGCCTGTTTCCCAGTGATGCCTTGAGCGCCGAGCAATTGCTGCGCAACGCCGATTCTGCGCTGTTCAAGGCCAAAAGCGCTGGCCGTGAGGGCTACGCGCTGTACACCGAAGAACTGACCGCCCACGCCCAGCATCGCGTGGAAATCGCCAGCGAGCTGCGCCGCGCCCTCGATCAGCACGAGCTGCGCGTCTATTACCAGCCGGTGCACAACCTGCAAGACAGCCGCCTGATCGGCTTCGAAGCGCTGGTGCGCTGGCAGCACCCGGAGCGTGGGCTGGTGCCGCCGGGGGAATTTATCCCCATCGCCGAGCGCACCGGGTTGATCGCGGAGATTGACGCCTGGGTCATGGACCAGGCCTGTCGCCAGATGTGCCAGTGGCTGGCCGGCGGTGTGACGTTGAGTTTTATCGCGGTGAATGTGTCCAGCCGACTGTTTGCCCGGCGTGAGCTGTACGAGCAGGTTGCCCAGGTGTTGCACGTCACGGGCCTGGATCCGGCGTTTCTGGAGCTGGAAGTCACCGAAAGCGCCGTGATGGACGACCCCGAGGTCGCGCTTGAGCAGTTGCACCGCCTGCGCGAACTGGGCCTGCGCCTGGCCATCGACGACTTCGGCACCGGCTATTCCTCGTTGCTGCGCCTTAAGCGTTTGCCGGTGCAGAAACTCAAGATCGACCAGGGCTTTGTTGCCGGGTTGCCATGGGATGAAGACGACGCGGCGATTGTGCGCGTGGTGATCGCCCTGGCGAAAAGCATGGGCATGCAGGTGCACGCCGAGGGGATTGAGCAGATGGAGCAAGCGCGGTTTCTGCTGGAGCAGGAGTGCGACATGGGGCAGGGGTATTGGTTTGGGCGGCCGGTGCCGGCGAGTGAAATCGATTGGAACCGAGCCCCCCCAATCCAGAATTGAAATGTGGCCAAAAATGTGGGAGCCAGCTCCCACAATTGGATCTTCTCAAGGCGTTATTTCGGTGCTCGGGCACAAAATCCGCGCGCAACCCCACGCCCCGTCAGAAAATTCTTTCTGGTTATATAAACATTCTTAAATAGTATTTTTAAGAATATCCGCGCTTATCTACTATCGCCCTCACGCCGCAAGCAGTGCCGCCACTGCGAGGCACTATTCATTTCAGGAGCGAGACCATGAGCGCATCTCTACGTAGCGTCGACGGCCAGGACGAAGCAGCCATTTTGCGTGAGATCCAGAGCGCGTTGCGCGATCTGCGGTTTGGCGCGGTGGAAATCACGGTGCATAACGCCCAAGTGGTACAGATTGAACGCAAGGAAAAATTCCGTTTGCAGAACCCGGGCAACAAACCGGCTTAAGCAACCACGGCGATTCGCATGCTAGACCCGCAACTATAAGAAAAAGCCAACACCCCAGAATTTCAGGAGCCTTCTATGTCGTCGATTCGCCGTTACGCCCTGGCCGCACTGGCCAGTGCCGTGTTTGCCGGTTCTGCCGTTGCCAAGGACTACGAGTTGCTCAACGTCTCGTATGACCCTACCCGTGAGCTGTACCAGGATTACAACGCTGAATTCACCAACTTCTGGAAACAGTCCCACCCCGGTGACAACGTCAAGATCCAGCAATCCCACGGCGGCTCGGGCAAGCAAGGCCGTGCGGTGATCGACGGTCTGCGCGCCGACGTGGTCACCCTGGCCCTGGCCGGTGATATCGACGAAATCGCCAAATTGGGCAAGACCCTGCCGGAAAACTGGCAAACCCGTCTGCCGGACGCCAGCACCCCGTACACCTCGACCATCGTGTTCCTGGTGCGCAAGGGCAACCCCAAAGGCATCAAGGACTGGGGCGACCTGATCAAGAAGGACGTTTCGGTGATCACCCCCAACCCGAAAACCTCCGGCGGTGCGCGCTGGAACTTCCTTGCCGCCTGGGCCTACGGCCTGAAAGCCGGCGGCAGCGAAGCCAAGGCCCAGGAATACGTGAAAGAGCTGTTCAAGCACGTACCGGTGCTGGATACCGGCGCGCGCGGTTCGACCATCACCTTCGTCAACAACGGTCAGGGTGACGTGTTGCTGGCTTGGGAAAACGAAGCGTTCCTGGCGTTGAAGGAAGACGGCGGCGCCGACAAGTTCGACATCGTCGTGCCTTCCCTGTCGATCCTCGCCGAGCCACCGGTTGCCGTGGTCGACAAGAATGCCGAGAAAAAGGGCAACACCGAAATCGCCACTGAATACCTGAAACACCTGTACAGCCCGGCTGGCCAGGAGATTGCGGCGAAGAACTTCTACCGCCCACGCGATGAAAAAGTCGCCGCCAAATACGCCCAGCAGTTCCCGAAACTGGACCTGGTGACTATCGACAAAGACTTCGGCGGCTGGAAAACTGCCCAACCGAAATTCTTTAACGACGGCGGCGTGTTCGACCAGATTTACACCGCGCAGTAAACCAAAATACCTGTAGGCGCCTGATTCTCTTTGGGAGCTGAGCTTGTGTGGGAGCTGGCTTGCCTGCGATAGCATCACCCCGGTGTGACTGACATACCGAGGTGTCTGCATCGCAGGCAAGCCAGCTCCCACATAAGGCCGGCTCCCACAGCGCGCGTGTGCCTTCAGTGGTTTTCCCCTAACCAAGGACTCTTATGTCGCGTCGTATCTCCCCCGTCATACCCGGCTTCGGGCTGACGCTGGGCTACACCGTGGTGTACCTCAGCCTGATCGTACTCATCCCCCTGGCGGCGATGTTTGTACACGCCGCTCAACTTACCTGGGATCAGTTCTGGAACATCATCTCTGCACCTCGCGTGCTGGCGGCGTTGAAACTGAGCTTCGGCACCGCCCTGTACGCCGCCATCATCAACGGCGTGATCGGCACACTGTTGGCCTGGGTGCTGGTGCGCTACACCTTCCCCGGCCGCAAGATCATCGATGCGATGATTGACCTGCCGTTCGCCCTGCCTACTGCCGTGGCCGGTATCGCGCTCACCGCGCTGTACACCCCGACCGGGCTGGTGGGCCAGTTTGCCACCGACCTGGGCTTCAAAATTGCCTACACCCCGCTGGGCATCACGCTGGCGCTGACCTTCGTGACGCTGCCGTTCGTGGTGCGCACGGTGCAGCCGGTACTCGCCGACATCCCGCGGGAAATCGAAGAAGCCGCCGCCTGCCTGGGCGCCAAGCCGTTGCAGGTGTTCCGCTACATCCTCGTGCCCGCCTTGCTGCCTGCCTGGCTGACCGGCTTCGCGCTGGCCTTCGCGCGCGGTGTGGGTGAATACGGTTCGGTGATTTTCATCGCCGGCAACATGCCGATGAAAACCGAGATCCTGCCGCTGCTGATCATGGTCAAGCTCGACCAATACGACTACCACGGCGCCACGTCCATCGGCGTGCTGATGCTGGTGGTTTCCTTTGTTTTGCTGCTGCTGATCAACTTGCTGCAGCGTCGCATCGAACACCCATAAGGAGGCGCGGAGCATGTCCCAATCGTCTATTTCCGCCGCGTCCTCGGCCAACGCTGCCCGCCGTGGCAGCGCGGTGTCGCGCCGCATCCTGATCAGCCTCGGCTGGCTGGTGTTCGCCCTGTTCCTGCTGCTGCCGCTGTTTATCGTGGTGTCCCAGGGCTTGAAGAACGGCCTCGGCGCGTTCTTCACCGCGATCCTCGAACCCGACGCGCTGTCGGCGCTGAAACTCACGGTCATCGCCGTGGTGATTTCGGTGCCCCTCAACGTGGTGTTCGGCGTCAGCGCCGCGTGGTGCGTGAGCAAATACTCGTTCCGTGGCAAGAGCATCCTGGTCACGCTGATCGACCTGCCGTTCTCGGTGTCGCCAGTGATCGCGGGTTTGGTCTACGTGCTGATGTTCGGCGCCCAGGGCTTCTTCGGGCCCTGGCTTGCCGACCATGACATCCAGATCGTGTTCGCCTTGCCCGGCATCGTGCTGGCGACCATCTTCGTCACCGTGCCCTTCGTGGCCCGTGAACTGATCCCGCTGATGCAGGAACAGGGCACCCAGGAAGAAGAGGCCGCGCGCCTGCTCGGCGCCAATGGCTGGCAGATGTTCTGGCATGTGACCGTGCCGAACATCAAATGGGGTCTGATCTACGGCGTGGTGCTGTGTACCGCGCGGGCCATGGGTGAGTTCGGCGCGGTGTCGGTGGTGTCCGGCCACATTCGCGGCGTGACCAATACCCTGCCGCTGCACGTCGAGATTCTCTACAACGAATACAACCACGTTGCCGCGTTTGCGGTGGCCAGCCTGTTGCTGATCCTGGCGCTCTTCATCCTGCTGCTCAAGCAGTGGAGCGAGAACCGTATCAACCGCCTGCGCAAAAGCGCCGGTGAGGAATAAGTCATGTCGATTGAAGTCCGTAATGTCAGCAAGAATTTCAACGCCTTCAAGGCCCTGAACAGCATCAATCTGGACATCCAGAGTGGCGAGCTGGTGGCGTTGCTGGGCCCGTCCGGCTGCGGCAAGACCACCTTGCTGCGCATCATCGCAGGTCTTGAAACCCCGGATGCCGGCAGCATTGTGTTCCACGGTGAAGACGTGTCCGGCCACGACGTGCGGGATCGCAACGTCGGGTTTGTGTTCCAGCACTACGCGCTGTTCCGCCACATGACGGTGTTCGATAACGTCGCCTTCGGCCTGCGCATGAAGCCGAAAAACCAGCGCCCGACCGAAAGCCAGATCGCCAGCAAAGTGCACGAGCTGCTGAACATGGTGCAGCTGGACTGGCTGTCGGATCGCTACCCGGAACAACTCTCCGGCGGCCAGCGCCAGCGTATCGCCCTGGCCCGTGCCCTGGCGGTGGAGCCGAAAGTGCTGTTGCTCGACGAACCGTTTGGCGCCCTAGACGCCAAGGTACGTAAAGAATTGCGCCGCTGGCTGGCGCGCCTGCACGAAGACATCAACCTGACTTCCGTGTTCGTGACCCACGACCAGGAAGAGGCCATGGAAGTCGCCGACCGTATCGTGGTGATGAACAAGGGCGTGATCGAGCAGATCGGCTCACCGGGTGAAGTCTACGAAAACCCTGCCAGCGATTTTGTGTACCACTTCCTCGGCGACTCCAACCGCCTGCATTTGGGTGAAGACAAGCACGTGCTGTTCCGCCCCCATGAAGTGTCGTTGTCGCGCCACGAGCTGGAAGACCACCACGCCGCTGAAGTGCGCGACATCCGCCCCTTGGGCGCGACCACCCGCGTGACGCTGAAAGTGGAAGGGCAGAGCGAGCTGATCGAAGCCGAAGTGGTGAAAGACCACGACAGCCTGACCGGTTTGGCCCGTGGCGAAACCTTGTTCTTCAAACCCAAGGTCTGGCAAAAAGCCTGAGCACACCGCAATACCTCTGTGTGAGCCAGGCTTGTGTGGGAGCTGGCTTGCCTGCGATGGCATCACTGTGGTGTGACTGACATACCGAGGTGTTTGCATCGCAGGCAAGCCAGCTCCCACATTTAGATGTTGCCTGGCTTTAGGTCGCGGCGTTCTACAGGCCCCGACCGCTGCTCGATCTGCTGCTTCAAATCCCCGCGCAACCCCAGCAGAAACGCCAGTTCCGCCACCACGAACAACGGCCCGACGATCAGCCCCGACACGTCATCCACAAAGGCGGGCTTGCGGCCTTCGTAGTAGTGCCCGACAAACTGAATCACCCAGCCCACCACAAACATCCCGACCCCGCTGCCGAGCCACACCGGTGTGCTTTGTGCGGCCAAGGCATGCCCGGCCCATACCGACAGGCCCATCAGCACCGTCATCAGCACACCGAGCGCCACTTCCAGGCGCAGGTAAAACCACGCGGCAAACAGCGCGACAATCACCGCCGGAGAGATCCACAACCCGCCCACTGCCCATTCGGGACGCGACAGCAGCACGGCCACAGCCACGACAATCAGCGGGATGCCGATAAAATGGCTGGCGATATTGCGCGGGTCGCGGTGGTAGGCGGCGTATTGGCTGAGGTGGTCGACGAGGCTTTTCATTGTTGTTCCTCCTGTAGGATGTTTGATCATGCCCTGTCAGCCTTTGCCTGACTGTCAGCTGGGCGACAATCTTCGGAGTGCTCATGGACACAGAGAAATGGCGTTCGCGACTGGCCACCGGTCACTGGTTCAGCCACCTGCCCGAGCCTTTTCAGCATAGCCTGCTGGCCCAGGCCCGGCTGCGGCAGCTCGCGGCGGGGCAATACCTGTTCAAGCGCGGCGACCCGCCTTGCGGTTTGTATGCGGTGCTCGACGGTACCCTGCGCATCAGCGCGGTGAACGAGCAGGGCAAAGAGGCCATTCTGAGCCTGGTGGAATTACCCTACTGGTTCGGCGAAATCTGCCTGTTCGACGGCTTGCCACGTACCCACGACGCCTGCGCCGTCGGGCCGTGCACACTGCTGCAGGTGCCGCAGCAGGCGCTGCTGAAGATTCTCGATGAAACCCCGCAATACTGGCGCAACCTGGCGCTGTTGATGAGCCAGAAACTGCGCCTGAGTTTTATCGGCCTGGAACAGCTCAGCCTGATGCCCGCTCCAGTGCGCCTGGCCCACCGCTTGTTGATGATCGTTGAAGGCTATGGCGACATCGAACAT from Pseudomonas tolaasii NCPPB 2192 includes the following:
- the cysT gene encoding sulfate ABC transporter permease subunit CysT: MSRRISPVIPGFGLTLGYTVVYLSLIVLIPLAAMFVHAAQLTWDQFWNIISAPRVLAALKLSFGTALYAAIINGVIGTLLAWVLVRYTFPGRKIIDAMIDLPFALPTAVAGIALTALYTPTGLVGQFATDLGFKIAYTPLGITLALTFVTLPFVVRTVQPVLADIPREIEEAAACLGAKPLQVFRYILVPALLPAWLTGFALAFARGVGEYGSVIFIAGNMPMKTEILPLLIMVKLDQYDYHGATSIGVLMLVVSFVLLLLINLLQRRIEHP
- the cysW gene encoding sulfate ABC transporter permease subunit CysW, producing MSQSSISAASSANAARRGSAVSRRILISLGWLVFALFLLLPLFIVVSQGLKNGLGAFFTAILEPDALSALKLTVIAVVISVPLNVVFGVSAAWCVSKYSFRGKSILVTLIDLPFSVSPVIAGLVYVLMFGAQGFFGPWLADHDIQIVFALPGIVLATIFVTVPFVARELIPLMQEQGTQEEEAARLLGANGWQMFWHVTVPNIKWGLIYGVVLCTARAMGEFGAVSVVSGHIRGVTNTLPLHVEILYNEYNHVAAFAVASLLLILALFILLLKQWSENRINRLRKSAGEE
- a CDS encoding sulfate/molybdate ABC transporter ATP-binding protein; the protein is MSIEVRNVSKNFNAFKALNSINLDIQSGELVALLGPSGCGKTTLLRIIAGLETPDAGSIVFHGEDVSGHDVRDRNVGFVFQHYALFRHMTVFDNVAFGLRMKPKNQRPTESQIASKVHELLNMVQLDWLSDRYPEQLSGGQRQRIALARALAVEPKVLLLDEPFGALDAKVRKELRRWLARLHEDINLTSVFVTHDQEEAMEVADRIVVMNKGVIEQIGSPGEVYENPASDFVYHFLGDSNRLHLGEDKHVLFRPHEVSLSRHELEDHHAAEVRDIRPLGATTRVTLKVEGQSELIEAEVVKDHDSLTGLARGETLFFKPKVWQKA
- a CDS encoding DUF962 domain-containing protein, with product MKSLVDHLSQYAAYHRDPRNIASHFIGIPLIVVAVAVLLSRPEWAVGGLWISPAVIVALFAAWFYLRLEVALGVLMTVLMGLSVWAGHALAAQSTPVWLGSGVGMFVVGWVIQFVGHYYEGRKPAFVDDVSGLIVGPLFVVAELAFLLGLRGDLKQQIEQRSGPVERRDLKPGNI
- a CDS encoding Crp/Fnr family transcriptional regulator, whose product is MDTEKWRSRLATGHWFSHLPEPFQHSLLAQARLRQLAAGQYLFKRGDPPCGLYAVLDGTLRISAVNEQGKEAILSLVELPYWFGEICLFDGLPRTHDACAVGPCTLLQVPQQALLKILDETPQYWRNLALLMSQKLRLSFIGLEQLSLMPAPVRLAHRLLMIVEGYGDIEHARRVLQLPQEDLAAMLSLSRQTTNALLKDLQAQGVVRLGYGEIEVLDVQRLREVAHT